In a single window of the Paenibacillus sp. MMS20-IR301 genome:
- a CDS encoding ABC transporter permease subunit → MLRALNVNRLGWMVSILLAVLVLCPLAAVIIQVLLPGVFFGNLNFGDLSLLLDVFNRPLWRKSLENSLLLGLGTTLLGTVLGTVLAVARSRWKFAGATALDAAAWILFIMPSFILAQGWIMFSAGNGLVASLLGWKWVSGAVFSPAGLIAVMTFSKFPLAYLTVRAAMEWKMEMLSQAARLCGARPLRVWLSIEAPLLLPSICSGALLVFMDTIGDFGLPSAIAVVYRFPTLPYSIYSAIYTSPIRFDMAGVLSLYLVLLILLAIAAQFYILRRSRYDILTGRAERMVPAAAGSYHWLLSGAVALLLIIVIGIPIGSSIVMSLLQVQSDGLVRGNLTLQHYAELFRHGADLFPGIGRSLAIAAAASLIGLIIGLGAAFILSYSRFRFKKAIEAATLISFAVPGVVLGIGYIFVWNQKWLEVLGLRLYGKPSILVLAAIAGAIPVITRVITGSMAKVPEQLLDAAQMQGASLISRMRRILLPLIRGALVSGALAAFGSCVFDLAVNSILFPPNFVTLPIVIDDAFEDMRFGYASAATVTGGGIIVLILILIESLFKRKGAKS, encoded by the coding sequence ATGCTTAGAGCGCTGAATGTTAACCGGCTGGGCTGGATGGTCAGCATCCTGCTTGCCGTTCTCGTCTTGTGCCCGCTCGCGGCGGTCATCATTCAGGTGCTGCTGCCGGGAGTTTTCTTCGGGAATCTGAACTTCGGGGATTTGTCGCTGCTGCTGGATGTATTTAACCGCCCGCTCTGGCGCAAATCATTAGAAAATTCACTGCTGCTGGGCCTTGGAACCACACTGCTGGGCACCGTCCTGGGGACGGTGCTGGCAGTGGCCCGCTCACGCTGGAAGTTTGCAGGGGCTACTGCACTTGATGCGGCTGCCTGGATCTTGTTCATTATGCCTTCCTTCATCCTGGCCCAGGGCTGGATCATGTTCTCGGCCGGGAATGGCCTGGTTGCTTCCCTGCTGGGCTGGAAATGGGTCAGCGGCGCCGTCTTCTCCCCGGCAGGGCTGATTGCTGTCATGACGTTCAGCAAGTTTCCCCTCGCTTATCTGACGGTAAGAGCAGCTATGGAATGGAAGATGGAGATGCTGTCGCAGGCAGCGCGGTTATGCGGGGCACGCCCCTTACGGGTATGGCTGAGCATTGAAGCCCCGCTGCTGCTGCCATCCATCTGCTCAGGGGCACTGCTGGTCTTCATGGATACCATCGGGGACTTCGGTTTGCCTTCAGCAATCGCGGTCGTCTACCGTTTTCCGACACTGCCGTATTCGATTTATTCGGCAATTTATACTTCACCGATCCGCTTTGACATGGCCGGGGTGCTGTCACTGTATCTGGTTCTCCTTATCCTGCTGGCGATTGCGGCCCAGTTCTACATTCTGCGCAGATCCCGCTATGATATTTTGACCGGGCGGGCTGAGCGGATGGTTCCGGCTGCGGCAGGCTCCTATCACTGGTTGCTCAGCGGCGCAGTTGCACTGCTGCTCATTATTGTAATCGGGATTCCGATCGGCTCAAGCATCGTGATGTCCCTCCTGCAGGTGCAGTCGGACGGGCTGGTCAGAGGTAATCTGACACTGCAGCATTATGCCGAGCTGTTCCGGCACGGGGCAGATTTGTTCCCGGGCATCGGCAGATCGCTGGCGATTGCCGCCGCTGCTTCATTAATCGGGCTGATCATCGGGCTGGGCGCCGCATTCATCCTGTCCTACTCCCGCTTCCGGTTCAAAAAAGCGATTGAAGCCGCAACGCTGATCTCGTTTGCAGTACCCGGCGTTGTGCTGGGGATCGGCTATATTTTTGTCTGGAATCAGAAATGGCTTGAAGTGCTGGGACTAAGACTTTACGGCAAGCCGTCAATCCTTGTGCTGGCAGCGATAGCCGGAGCGATTCCGGTCATCACCCGGGTCATTACCGGCTCGATGGCCAAGGTTCCGGAGCAGCTGCTGGATGCCGCCCAGATGCAGGGGGCCTCCCTGATCAGCCGGATGAGACGGATTCTGCTTCCGCTGATCCGCGGGGCGCTGGTGTCGGGCGCACTGGCGGCGTTCGGCTCCTGTGTGTTTGATCTGGCGGTTAATTCCATTCTGTTTCCGCCGAATTTCGTGACGCTGCCGATTGTCATTGATGATGCATTTGAGGATATGAGGTTTGGCTACGCGTCCGCGGCAACCGTTACCGGCGGGGGGATCATCGTCTTAATTCTAATCCTGATCGAATCGTTGTTTAAGAGGAAGGGGGCCAAGTCATGA
- a CDS encoding extracellular solute-binding protein, whose product MKRNWRKTAGAAAGVLSLLAVTACGGQNQNAADAAANGSNQAAATASAAADAGTNSGTGTGAGTETLTVYLNDFDAVIGDMFEKKTGIKLNIVSGNGAEIMSRIEAEQGNPQWDVVWIDAMPSIYGLDAKEQLLTGWTPDNVAGLKDNYESLIPADGAYYPTGAHAAGIIVYNKDKISGTDIPASWEDLKNAAYKGRLGMADPAIAAPAYPFVASFFEDKGIDGGKEYFNSLMEQGLRVYPKNPQVVQALTSGEIEIAALQESNAYSMLDAGEPVELVWPEDGAPASVRVAAIQKDTEHADAAKQFVSFLLEPEVQQELIDSGDESYFEPSAEGANPKADRAADAKLNFTDAAWASGHEAEIKQWFADQAVQ is encoded by the coding sequence GTGAAACGGAATTGGCGCAAAACAGCGGGTGCTGCAGCAGGTGTACTATCTTTACTGGCAGTGACAGCCTGCGGGGGGCAAAATCAGAACGCTGCGGACGCTGCTGCGAACGGGAGCAATCAGGCGGCGGCAACTGCAAGTGCAGCGGCAGACGCAGGTACGAACTCCGGCACAGGTACTGGCGCTGGCACTGAGACCCTTACGGTGTATCTGAATGACTTCGACGCTGTCATCGGTGACATGTTTGAGAAGAAGACGGGAATTAAGCTGAACATTGTCTCCGGGAACGGTGCAGAGATTATGTCGCGCATTGAAGCCGAGCAGGGCAATCCGCAGTGGGATGTTGTGTGGATTGATGCCATGCCTTCGATTTACGGGCTGGATGCCAAGGAGCAGCTGCTGACCGGCTGGACCCCGGACAATGTGGCGGGGCTGAAAGACAACTATGAATCACTGATTCCTGCAGACGGGGCGTATTATCCGACAGGAGCGCATGCCGCAGGGATCATCGTCTACAATAAAGACAAAATCAGCGGAACAGACATCCCGGCTTCCTGGGAAGATCTGAAGAACGCTGCCTACAAAGGCAGACTGGGTATGGCTGACCCGGCCATTGCCGCACCGGCCTACCCGTTTGTGGCGAGCTTTTTCGAGGACAAGGGGATTGACGGCGGGAAGGAATATTTCAACAGCCTGATGGAGCAGGGACTGCGGGTCTATCCGAAGAATCCCCAGGTTGTACAGGCTCTGACCTCCGGTGAGATTGAGATTGCCGCACTGCAGGAATCCAATGCTTATTCCATGCTGGACGCCGGGGAGCCGGTTGAGCTGGTCTGGCCGGAAGATGGCGCACCGGCATCTGTCCGGGTGGCAGCGATTCAAAAGGATACGGAGCATGCGGATGCAGCCAAGCAGTTCGTGAGCTTCCTGCTGGAGCCTGAAGTCCAGCAGGAGCTGATCGACAGCGGTGATGAGAGCTACTTCGAGCCTTCGGCAGAAGGGGCCAATCCCAAGGCTGACCGGGCTGCTGATGCCAAGCTGAACTTTACGGATGCCGCCTGGGCCAGCGGGCATGAGGCTGAGATCAAGCAGTGGTTCGCTGATCAGGCTGTGCAATAA
- a CDS encoding LysR family transcriptional regulator, whose product MNLQQLKVFLEVMRRDTLQEAADQLELTQPTVSFHLRKLEESLGVQLFRKQSRKLIRTEAAEELLPYARRVASMMEEAAERMRARSGDAHSRLKLGASYTPATYFLPPFLADYKRGHPDTDLLLTVKKADTILSLLRHHEIDVAIVSLPNEPEKGLQIVPLIEDELQLVMNPQHPLASAEPLSAGQLEGEVFLLHEQGSTSRQLAEEWAAYIGLQFQSVMELGAIETIKETLKFNPGIGVLPLRSVLKETAAGELIRRPLPGEGYANRRHICLAYRDEPIYAAHIRSFIEFIRGSGAPRAGEAE is encoded by the coding sequence ATGAATCTGCAGCAGCTCAAAGTGTTCTTGGAGGTCATGCGCAGGGATACCCTGCAGGAGGCCGCTGACCAGTTGGAGCTTACCCAGCCTACGGTCAGCTTTCATCTGCGGAAGCTGGAGGAGAGTCTCGGCGTGCAATTGTTCCGCAAGCAGTCACGGAAGCTGATCCGCACAGAGGCAGCCGAGGAGCTGCTGCCCTATGCGCGCCGGGTTGCCTCCATGATGGAGGAGGCCGCTGAGCGGATGCGGGCCAGAAGCGGCGACGCCCACAGCCGGTTGAAGCTGGGAGCCAGCTACACCCCGGCCACCTATTTCCTGCCGCCGTTCCTGGCGGACTATAAGCGGGGGCATCCGGATACCGATTTATTACTGACTGTGAAAAAAGCCGACACCATCCTCTCCCTCCTGCGCCACCATGAAATTGATGTAGCCATTGTCTCGCTGCCGAACGAGCCGGAGAAGGGACTGCAGATCGTACCGCTGATCGAAGACGAGCTGCAGCTGGTGATGAATCCGCAGCATCCGCTGGCATCCGCCGAGCCGCTCAGCGCCGGGCAGCTGGAGGGCGAGGTCTTCCTGCTCCATGAGCAAGGCTCCACCTCCCGGCAGCTGGCCGAGGAGTGGGCTGCCTACATCGGGCTGCAGTTCCAGTCGGTGATGGAGCTTGGCGCAATCGAGACAATCAAGGAGACGCTGAAGTTCAATCCCGGCATCGGGGTGCTGCCGCTGCGCAGCGTGCTCAAGGAGACTGCCGCCGGAGAGCTAATCCGGCGCCCTCTTCCGGGTGAAGGCTACGCCAACCGCAGGCATATTTGCCTGGCTTACCGGGACGAGCCTATCTACGCTGCACACATCCGCAGCTTCATCGAGTTCATCCGCGGCTCGGGCGCGCCGCGCGCCGGGGAAGCGGAGTAG
- a CDS encoding methyl-accepting chemotaxis protein, which produces MRTTWAKKTAADNAAAHNTYTHTEGSGAPGPVTAAAADGAGGSDSGAAASQGQAGSGAASAPAGASVQVSYGTHAYTLSAEIRRETAEILKEEGRMVEEFAALRAGGGELISQVGGTQLRLEHLKANSEQTEELINEMYGSLSFSSNKIEFAKEANIQISAEMQKASAVFTEFVSLNDELRQHFRSIEQLTKIITDIAQQTNLLSLNAAIEAARAGEHGLGFGVVATEIRKLADSTRIHVKDIMGSLTGMTEVMERLHRKSGDGTQAMTETNAKISQSTVYMNEIVEAEEEVFQHLEKIQESQESSLEDVEQINDDLLRILEKSGQDDGQFQKLVLTVQKKADHYQQLLNHLHQIEQLQQLEASLKSSV; this is translated from the coding sequence TTGCGCACTACATGGGCAAAAAAAACTGCCGCAGACAATGCGGCGGCTCACAATACATACACTCATACTGAAGGCTCCGGTGCTCCCGGGCCGGTAACCGCAGCAGCGGCGGATGGAGCGGGCGGTTCTGATTCCGGTGCTGCAGCCTCCCAGGGTCAGGCAGGTTCCGGCGCAGCCTCTGCACCTGCTGGTGCATCAGTCCAGGTATCCTATGGCACTCATGCATATACTCTGTCCGCTGAGATCCGCCGTGAGACTGCTGAGATTCTGAAGGAAGAGGGACGTATGGTTGAGGAGTTTGCAGCCTTGCGTGCAGGCGGCGGCGAACTGATCAGCCAGGTAGGCGGAACCCAGCTGCGGCTGGAGCATCTGAAGGCTAACAGTGAGCAGACTGAAGAGCTTATTAATGAAATGTACGGCAGTCTCTCCTTCTCCTCCAACAAAATCGAATTTGCCAAGGAAGCCAATATCCAGATTTCTGCTGAAATGCAGAAGGCCTCTGCGGTATTTACGGAATTCGTCAGTCTAAATGATGAGCTGCGGCAGCATTTCCGGAGTATTGAGCAGCTGACGAAGATCATTACAGATATTGCCCAGCAGACCAATCTCTTGTCGCTGAATGCGGCGATTGAGGCGGCGCGTGCAGGTGAGCATGGACTTGGCTTCGGCGTCGTGGCTACGGAAATCCGCAAGCTGGCCGACAGCACCCGCATCCATGTGAAGGATATCATGGGCTCCCTTACGGGAATGACCGAAGTGATGGAGCGGCTGCACCGCAAATCCGGTGACGGGACACAGGCCATGACGGAGACCAATGCGAAGATCAGCCAGTCGACTGTATATATGAACGAGATTGTCGAAGCAGAGGAAGAGGTATTCCAGCATCTGGAGAAAATCCAGGAGTCCCAGGAGAGCAGCCTGGAGGATGTGGAGCAGATCAATGATGACCTGCTGCGTATTCTGGAGAAATCGGGACAGGATGATGGACAGTTCCAGAAACTGGTCCTCACCGTCCAGAAGAAAGCCGACCACTACCAGCAGCTGCTGAATCATCTGCATCAGATCGAGCAGCTGCAGCAGCTGGAAGCGTCACTGAAGAGCAGCGTGTAA
- a CDS encoding FIST N-terminal domain-containing protein has translation MKALSFTTLDAARHHLEALDSSRGLVLFASAAVVRELSQYAPPQAVLCSTKGEYTPQGYRSGAVTGFEYESGRTRVVEILHPPVLSGSELSAAYNKVKDNVNAFMLLLCDGQGAMEESILSSLFFIAPEFKIIGGSAADDGQGETYIYIGSRRVRNLGIFFDMSARTVLVKENIYVPTGKTMLVTEADLFGRRVYSFNGRPAAEEYARVIGVPVEELADHFLSSPLGKRYEDDLIIASPMVINADGSVTFYSQVMSSTYVEVLSSADPLAVLEETLGSSPYKPSFVLNINCTLRDQLFKRDNLWPAFDDQMLGFCSNITGFISFGEQYYKKHANQTMILLLVE, from the coding sequence ATGAAAGCTTTATCTTTCACCACACTTGACGCAGCGCGGCACCATCTGGAGGCGCTGGACAGCAGCCGGGGGCTGGTATTATTTGCTTCCGCTGCAGTTGTCAGAGAACTGTCGCAGTATGCACCTCCACAAGCCGTTCTCTGCTCGACTAAAGGCGAATATACCCCGCAGGGCTACCGGAGCGGTGCGGTCACAGGATTCGAATATGAGTCAGGCCGGACCCGGGTTGTAGAAATTCTGCATCCGCCCGTTCTCAGCGGCAGTGAGCTAAGCGCGGCGTATAACAAGGTCAAAGACAACGTCAATGCCTTCATGCTGCTGTTGTGCGACGGGCAGGGGGCAATGGAGGAATCTATACTCTCGTCACTTTTCTTCATTGCCCCGGAGTTCAAGATTATCGGCGGGAGTGCGGCGGACGACGGGCAAGGAGAAACCTATATTTATATAGGAAGCCGGAGGGTGCGTAACCTGGGGATTTTCTTCGACATGTCTGCACGTACGGTACTGGTGAAGGAGAACATTTATGTTCCTACCGGGAAGACAATGCTCGTGACAGAAGCGGATCTTTTTGGCAGAAGGGTATATTCCTTTAACGGACGTCCGGCCGCCGAAGAATATGCGCGTGTGATTGGTGTCCCGGTGGAGGAGCTGGCAGACCATTTCCTGAGCAGCCCGCTCGGCAAAAGATACGAGGACGATCTGATTATCGCCTCTCCGATGGTTATCAATGCGGATGGCTCTGTCACATTTTACAGTCAGGTTATGTCTAGTACTTATGTGGAGGTGCTAAGCTCTGCAGATCCGCTGGCTGTGCTGGAGGAGACACTTGGCAGCAGTCCGTACAAGCCTTCCTTTGTGCTTAATATTAACTGCACTCTGCGCGACCAGCTGTTTAAGCGGGATAATCTTTGGCCTGCATTTGATGATCAGATGCTTGGATTCTGCAGTAATATTACCGGCTTCATCAGCTTCGGAGAACAATATTATAAAAAGCATGCCAACCAGACCATGATTCTGCTGCTGGTTGAATAA
- the tyrS gene encoding tyrosine--tRNA ligase, translating into MNIIDELLWRDAINQQTDADGLRELTEGKAVSLYCGVDPTGNSMHIGHLIPFMVLRRFQLAGHRPVILIGGATGTIGDPSGRQSERSLQTLEQVQENVDALTAQMKKLFVTENDNQVRMVNNYDWTKNINVIEFLRDFGKNFSINTMLAKDVVASRLDSGISFTEFSYQILQSIDYLHLFQNEDVQLQVGGSDQWGNITSGLDLIRKKEGAEAKAFGLTIPLMLKADGTKFGKSAGGAIWLDPKQTTPYEFYQFWANSDDRDVVKYLKYFTFLSKEEIEALAEKVATEPHKREAQKTLAEEMTRFVHGEELLEQAKRITAALFSGDIRSLTADEIEEGFKEMPTFTADKETKNIVDWLVDLGIEPSKRQAREDITKGAISINGERVNELETEITAEQAIGGRFIIVRKGKKNYSLVKLG; encoded by the coding sequence TTGAACATTATCGACGAGCTATTGTGGCGCGACGCCATTAACCAGCAGACAGACGCAGACGGACTGCGCGAACTGACAGAAGGTAAGGCTGTGTCGCTGTATTGCGGCGTGGACCCGACAGGCAACAGCATGCATATCGGCCATCTGATTCCTTTTATGGTGCTTAGACGCTTCCAGCTGGCGGGCCACCGTCCGGTTATTCTGATCGGCGGGGCTACCGGAACGATCGGCGATCCGAGCGGACGCCAGAGCGAACGTTCCCTGCAGACGCTGGAGCAGGTGCAGGAGAATGTTGATGCGCTTACGGCGCAGATGAAGAAGCTGTTCGTTACCGAGAACGACAATCAGGTGCGGATGGTTAACAATTACGACTGGACCAAGAACATCAATGTTATTGAGTTCCTGCGTGATTTCGGCAAAAACTTCAGCATCAACACGATGCTGGCCAAGGATGTTGTCGCAAGCCGTCTGGACAGCGGGATCTCGTTCACCGAGTTCTCCTACCAGATCCTGCAGTCCATCGATTACCTGCATCTGTTCCAGAATGAGGATGTGCAGCTGCAGGTCGGCGGTTCCGACCAGTGGGGCAATATCACCAGCGGCCTCGACCTGATCCGTAAAAAAGAAGGCGCCGAAGCCAAAGCCTTCGGCCTGACCATCCCGCTGATGCTTAAGGCAGACGGCACCAAGTTCGGCAAATCCGCCGGCGGTGCAATCTGGCTCGATCCGAAGCAGACTACGCCTTACGAGTTCTACCAGTTCTGGGCGAACAGCGATGACCGCGATGTGGTGAAATACCTGAAATACTTCACCTTCCTGAGCAAAGAGGAGATCGAGGCGCTGGCGGAGAAGGTAGCGACCGAGCCGCATAAACGCGAGGCGCAAAAAACACTGGCCGAAGAAATGACCCGGTTCGTGCATGGTGAAGAGCTGCTGGAGCAGGCTAAGCGCATCACCGCAGCGCTGTTCAGCGGCGATATCCGCTCGCTGACTGCTGACGAGATCGAGGAAGGCTTCAAGGAAATGCCGACCTTCACTGCGGATAAGGAAACGAAGAACATCGTGGACTGGCTGGTGGATCTGGGCATTGAGCCATCCAAACGCCAGGCGCGCGAGGATATCACCAAAGGGGCCATCTCCATTAACGGCGAGCGTGTGAACGAGCTGGAGACAGAGATTACTGCAGAGCAGGCCATCGGCGGAAGATTCATCATTGTCCGCAAAGGCAAGAAGAACTACAGCCTGGTGAAATTGGGCTGA